From the Lathyrus oleraceus cultivar Zhongwan6 chromosome 4, CAAS_Psat_ZW6_1.0, whole genome shotgun sequence genome, one window contains:
- the LOC127136645 gene encoding LOW QUALITY PROTEIN: autophagy-related protein 101-like (The sequence of the model RefSeq protein was modified relative to this genomic sequence to represent the inferred CDS: substituted 2 bases at 2 genomic stop codons): MNCEVFQLNELVIEKVEKHEVLRCILHMIMFHRTYGPVRPKDANMELCDITYVXCGXFEVEKNIEEKIGEFLDWLVKQPIKKSQICLSFYEVKNKKAYWFSNRIERLYFEHWYINLNLKPHSVEACHSEVADYRERALEANNARRKALEVSVRDVLFQIIDFVNKEDDHVPPIQNFEDVISFPYEITIPRRVVYTF, encoded by the exons ATGAACTGTGAAGTTTTTCAGCTCAACGAACTCGTAA TTGAGAAAGTTGAGAAACACGAAGTTTTGCGAT GTATATTGCACATGATCATGTTTCATCGGACTTATGGTCCTGTGCGTCCAAAAGATGCAAACATGGAACTCTGTGATATTACCTAT GTTTAATGTGGATAGTTTGAGGTTGAGAAGAATATAGAAGAGAAAATTGGGGAGTTTCTTGATTGGTTGGTGAAACAACCAATCAAAAAGAGTCAG ATATGCTTATCTTTCTATGAGGTTAAAAACAAGAAAGCATATTGGTTCAGTAATAGGATTGAGCGTTTGTATTTTGAGCATTGGTATATTAATTTGAATTTGAAACCACATTCAGTCGAGGCTTGTCATTCTGAAGTTGCTGATTACAGAG AGAGAGCATTGGAGGCTAATAATGCTCGAAGGAAAGCACTTGAAGTATCAGTACGTGATGTTTTATTTCAAATAATCGATTTCGTCAACAAAGAGGACGATCATGTTCCACCAATACAAAATTTTGAGGATGTTATTTCGTTTCCATATGAAATTACAATACCTAGACGAGTTGTGTATACTTTCTAA
- the LOC127074490 gene encoding autophagy-related protein 101, producing MNCEVFQLNELEIEHFEIREVLRCILHTIIFHRALGLVRPKDVDLELFDITYVQCGEVEVEMKIEEKIEQFICWVEKHPNKKSQICLSFYEVKNKQASWFSNRIERLYWEQWYINLNVAQHLKSHSSKSHHSKVADPREGALEDRNARSAALEVSLRDVLLQIIKFVNEKKDHVPPIPNLEGAISFPYEITIPSSSDSAFGMDIIKRMLQTGHPTMLS from the exons ATGAACTGTGAAGTTTTCCAGCTCAACGAACTC GAAATCGAACACTTTGAGATACGCGAAGTTTTACGAT GCATATTGCACACGATCATTTTTCATCGGGCGCTAGGTCTTGTGCGTCCTAAAGATGTAGACTTGGAGCTCTTTGACATTACCTAT GTTCAATGTGGAGAGGTCGAGGTTGAAATGAAAATAGAAGAGAAAATTGAGCAGTTTATTTGTTGGGTGGAGAAACATCCTAACAAAAAGAGTCAG ATATGCTTATCTTTCTATGAGGTTAAAAACAAACAGGCATCTTGGTTCAGTAACAGGATTGAGCGTTTGTATTGGGAGCAATGGTATATTAATCTGAATGTAGCCCAGCATCTGAAATCGCATTCAAGCAAGTCTCATCATTCTAAAGTTGCTGATCCCAGAG AGGGAGCATTGGAGGATAGAAATGCTCGAAGTGCAGCACTTGAAGTATCGCTACGCGATGTTTTGCTTCAAATAATTAAATTCGTCAATGAGAAAAAGGATCATGTTCCACCAATACCTAATCTGGAGGGTGCTATTTCGTTTCCCTATGAAATTACAATACCTAG TTCATCCGATTCTGCATTTGGGATGGACATTATCAAGAGAATGCTACAAACTGGGCATCCAACAATGCTAAGTTGA